Proteins from a genomic interval of Lolium perenne isolate Kyuss_39 chromosome 1, Kyuss_2.0, whole genome shotgun sequence:
- the LOC127307736 gene encoding glutathione S-transferase F11, whose translation MPGAVKVFGSPTSSEVARVLACLFEKDVEFQLIRVDSFRGPNRMPQYLKLQPHGEALTFEDGNVTLVESRKILRHIADKYKAQGNPDLIGMGALERSSIEQWLQTEAQSFDVPSADMIYSLGFLPPTMPLDGKKDGAGNGAGGRDARQQQQQQKQQGMMMNPTHVQKLEEMKQLFEKSSKDLGKVLDIYDQRLEEAEYLAGDKFTLADLSHMPNADRLASDPRSARLIQSRTNVSRWWADVSARESWVYVKSLQRPPASEAPF comes from the exons ATGCCGGGAGCCGTGAAGGTGTTCGGGTCGCCGACGTCGTCGGAGGTGGCCCGCGTGCTGGCGTGCCTCTTCGAGAAGGATGTGGAGTTCCAGCTCATCCGCGTCGACTCCTTCCGCGGCCCCAACCGCATGCCCCAGTACCTCAAGCTCCAGCCGCACGGCGAGGCGCTCACCTTTGAGGACGGCAACGTCACCCTCGTCG AGTCGAGGAAGATACTGCGGCACATCGCGGACAAGTACAAGGCGCAGGGGAACCCGGACCTGATCGGGATGGGGGCCCTGGAGCGCTCCTCCATCGAGCAGTGGCTGCAGACGGAGGCGCAGAGCTTCGACGTGCCCAGCGCCGACATGATCTACAGCCTCGGATTCCTGCCGCCCACCATGCCGCTCGACGGCAAGAAGGACGGCGCCGGCAATGGCGCCGGTGGCCGCGACGctaggcagcagcagcagcagcagaagcAGCAGGGCATGATGATGAACCCGACCCACGTGCAGAAACTGGAGGAGATGAAGCAGCTGTTCGAGAAGAGCAGCAAGGATCTGGGCAAGGTGCTGGACATCTACGACCAGCGCCTGGAGGAGGCCGAGTACCTGGCCGGCGACAAGTTCACCCTCGCCGACCTCTCCCACATGCCCAACGCCGACCGCCTCGCCTCCGACCCGCGCTCCGCCCGCCTCATCCAGTCCCGCACGAACGTCAGCCGCTGGTGGGCCGACGTCTCCGCCCGCGAGTCCTGGGTGTACGTCAAGAGCCTGCAGCGCCCGCCGGCATCGGAGGCGCCCTTTTGA